Proteins encoded by one window of Aphidius gifuensis isolate YNYX2018 linkage group LG2, ASM1490517v1, whole genome shotgun sequence:
- the LOC122850282 gene encoding uridine phosphorylase 1-like isoform X2 — MSLLLEEEEIDEYRDGAVKLRNPNLYLLDQDILYHLALGSGSHDLVEMFGDVKFVCMGGTPKRMEQFAYYIMQEIGHKLPCGTTLLDISQYSYRYSMFKVGPVLSISHGMGIPSVGILLHEVIKLMYHAKVRDPMFIRIGTCGGVGYEGGTVVITEEAVDGMLKPYHETPILGKIVRRPAKMDKQLTKDLIALAHPEDPYDTIVGKTMCTSDFYEGQGRLDGAFCDFSEQDKLDYLTKLQKAGVVNIEMESTAFAALTHHAGISAAIVCVTLLDRLKGDQVMAPKEVLDEWQMRPQKLVSRFITQYLQRKGRLSLEGHGSMCVKSPRRFKLVQQESQNCD, encoded by the exons ATACAGAGATGGGGCTGTTAAACTCAGAAATCCAAACCTTTATCTTTTGGATCAAGATATTCTCTATCATTTGGCACTTGGAAGTGGATCACATGATCTCGTTGAAATGTTTGGTGATGTCAag tttGTATGCATGGGAGGTACACCAAAACGCATGGAACAATTTGCTTATTATATAATGCAAGAAATTGGTCACAAGTTACCATGTGGTACAACATTACTGGACATTAGTCAGTATTCATACAGATACTCAATGTTCAAAGTTGGCCCAGTTCTTTCAATAAGT caTGGAATGGGTATTCCATCAGTTGGAATATTATTACATGAAGTTATTAAACTTATGTATCATGCAAAAGTACGTGATCCAATGTTCATTAGAATCGGTACATGTGGTGGTGTTGGATATGAAGGTGGTACTGTTGTCATTACTGAAGAAGCTGTTGATGGAATGTTGAAACCTTATCATGAAACG ccAATTCTTGGAAAAATTGTTAGAAGACCAGCTAAAATGgataaacaattaacaaaagaTTTAATTGCATTGGCTCATCCAGAAGATCCATATGATACAATTGTTGGTAAAACAATGTGTACATCTGATTTTTATGAGGGACAAGGACGTCTTGATGGTGCATTTTGTGATTTTAGTGAACAGGATAAACTTGATTATCTTACTAAATTACAAAAAGCTGGAGTTGTTAATATTGAAATGGAATCAACAGCATTTGCAGCATTAACACATCATGCTGGTATAAGTGCTGCAATTGTTTGTGTTACTTTACTCGATAGACTCAAAGGAGATCAg GTCATGGCACCAAAAGAAGTTCTTGATGAGTGGCAAATGAGACCGCAGAAGTTAGTGAGTCGTTTTATCACTCAATATTTACAACGAAAAGGAAGACTTTCACTCGAGGGACATGGATCAATGTGTGTTAAAAGTCCACGTAGATTTAAACTTGTTCAACAAGAATCACAAAATTGTGACTAA
- the LOC122850282 gene encoding uridine phosphorylase 1-like isoform X1 — protein MPTDESKNISRSVEKCNGNCGGGGDDDVDKREYDNAVRYRDGAVKLRNPNLYLLDQDILYHLALGSGSHDLVEMFGDVKFVCMGGTPKRMEQFAYYIMQEIGHKLPCGTTLLDISQYSYRYSMFKVGPVLSISHGMGIPSVGILLHEVIKLMYHAKVRDPMFIRIGTCGGVGYEGGTVVITEEAVDGMLKPYHETPILGKIVRRPAKMDKQLTKDLIALAHPEDPYDTIVGKTMCTSDFYEGQGRLDGAFCDFSEQDKLDYLTKLQKAGVVNIEMESTAFAALTHHAGISAAIVCVTLLDRLKGDQVMAPKEVLDEWQMRPQKLVSRFITQYLQRKGRLSLEGHGSMCVKSPRRFKLVQQESQNCD, from the exons atgccAACTGAtgaatctaaaaatatttcgCGATCAGTTGAAAAATGTAATGGTAattgtggtggtggtggtgatgatgatgttgataaacgTGAATACGACAATGCTGTGAG ATACAGAGATGGGGCTGTTAAACTCAGAAATCCAAACCTTTATCTTTTGGATCAAGATATTCTCTATCATTTGGCACTTGGAAGTGGATCACATGATCTCGTTGAAATGTTTGGTGATGTCAag tttGTATGCATGGGAGGTACACCAAAACGCATGGAACAATTTGCTTATTATATAATGCAAGAAATTGGTCACAAGTTACCATGTGGTACAACATTACTGGACATTAGTCAGTATTCATACAGATACTCAATGTTCAAAGTTGGCCCAGTTCTTTCAATAAGT caTGGAATGGGTATTCCATCAGTTGGAATATTATTACATGAAGTTATTAAACTTATGTATCATGCAAAAGTACGTGATCCAATGTTCATTAGAATCGGTACATGTGGTGGTGTTGGATATGAAGGTGGTACTGTTGTCATTACTGAAGAAGCTGTTGATGGAATGTTGAAACCTTATCATGAAACG ccAATTCTTGGAAAAATTGTTAGAAGACCAGCTAAAATGgataaacaattaacaaaagaTTTAATTGCATTGGCTCATCCAGAAGATCCATATGATACAATTGTTGGTAAAACAATGTGTACATCTGATTTTTATGAGGGACAAGGACGTCTTGATGGTGCATTTTGTGATTTTAGTGAACAGGATAAACTTGATTATCTTACTAAATTACAAAAAGCTGGAGTTGTTAATATTGAAATGGAATCAACAGCATTTGCAGCATTAACACATCATGCTGGTATAAGTGCTGCAATTGTTTGTGTTACTTTACTCGATAGACTCAAAGGAGATCAg GTCATGGCACCAAAAGAAGTTCTTGATGAGTGGCAAATGAGACCGCAGAAGTTAGTGAGTCGTTTTATCACTCAATATTTACAACGAAAAGGAAGACTTTCACTCGAGGGACATGGATCAATGTGTGTTAAAAGTCCACGTAGATTTAAACTTGTTCAACAAGAATCACAAAATTGTGACTAA